One Streptomyces sp. B21-083 DNA window includes the following coding sequences:
- a CDS encoding sugar ABC transporter substrate-binding protein — protein MSLGAGHSAVAVKRGFPVVAVIGVVTVGLSLLGACGGQDAGGGKGDSINVGVLMPGGGDSRFGRFDRPLIEKQVKVLCPDCPAATVAATSDPAVQQQQFDAMITRGVDVVILAAVDPQLMRPSVEAAHRAGIPVVAYDRLAEGPISGYVTFDGAVVGRLQAEALLKAMSARGDGRRIVMMNGATTDPNSGWYKGGSLAVLKGKVTIGKSYDTVGWRPENAYANMTGAIAALGAENIDGVLSANDSMAGAVISALKAAKVATLPPVTGQDADLLAVQRIVKGEQYMTVYKPYKRATDATVEMAVALGRGEKIGAIATGSVDSPTTKDVPAVLLPSVPVTVGDIRRTLVKDGMYTVDQICTPALRAACDRAGLT, from the coding sequence ATGAGTCTCGGTGCCGGCCATTCAGCAGTCGCAGTGAAGCGTGGGTTTCCCGTCGTCGCCGTCATCGGCGTCGTCACCGTCGGTCTGAGCCTTCTCGGAGCCTGTGGCGGCCAGGACGCCGGTGGTGGCAAGGGTGACAGCATCAACGTCGGTGTACTGATGCCCGGGGGCGGCGACTCCCGGTTCGGGCGGTTCGACCGGCCGCTGATCGAGAAGCAGGTCAAGGTGCTGTGCCCGGACTGCCCTGCCGCGACCGTCGCCGCCACGTCCGACCCGGCGGTTCAGCAGCAGCAGTTCGATGCCATGATCACCCGGGGTGTGGACGTGGTCATCCTCGCCGCCGTCGACCCCCAGCTGATGCGTCCGTCCGTCGAGGCCGCGCACCGGGCCGGCATTCCCGTCGTCGCCTACGACCGGCTCGCGGAGGGGCCCATCTCCGGGTACGTCACGTTCGACGGGGCGGTGGTCGGGCGGCTCCAGGCGGAGGCCCTGCTGAAGGCCATGAGCGCCAGGGGCGACGGCCGGCGGATCGTCATGATGAACGGGGCCACCACCGACCCCAACTCCGGCTGGTACAAGGGCGGCTCCCTCGCCGTACTCAAGGGCAAGGTGACGATCGGCAAGTCGTACGACACCGTCGGATGGCGGCCCGAGAACGCCTACGCCAACATGACCGGCGCCATCGCCGCCCTGGGCGCCGAGAACATCGACGGCGTCCTGTCCGCCAACGACAGCATGGCCGGCGCCGTGATCTCCGCCCTCAAGGCCGCCAAGGTCGCGACGCTGCCCCCGGTCACCGGTCAGGACGCCGACCTCCTGGCCGTACAGCGCATCGTCAAGGGCGAGCAGTACATGACCGTGTACAAGCCCTACAAGCGCGCGACCGACGCGACCGTCGAGATGGCCGTCGCCCTCGGACGCGGCGAGAAGATCGGGGCCATCGCCACCGGCAGCGTCGACAGCCCCACCACCAAGGACGTACCGGCGGTTCTGCTGCCGTCCGTCCCGGTGACTGTCGGCGATATCAGGAGGACCCTGGTGAAGGACGGCATGTACACCGTCGACCAGATCTGTACACCTGCTCTCCGGGCGGCCTGTGACCGGGCCGGACTCACCTGA
- a CDS encoding PP2C family protein-serine/threonine phosphatase — protein sequence MRKPQIDYAAVFRALPGMVALLTPDLVYADANDDFVRLSGRTREQLVGRYIFDVFPENPDDPAVAGSMRETETSMLRTVATGERDTMALLRYDIEDPERPGHWQEHYWSPVNAPVLGLDGHVALVVHRVEEVTEFIRAFGVPDGDSKAHALEAELYTRARELQEVNERLRTAHAREREVALALQAAMLPPPGPTGPHAAAVRYQPAVGTLNVCGDWYDLVDLSGGSLAVAVGDVVGHGLAAACAMGQLRSALSGATRVAGGPAQALDALDLYADSVEGAQSASVVTTFIDWDSRTITYSCAGHPPPALVHPDGKVAFLDGATDPPLGARPERAARPEACTPFTEGSLLVLYTDGLIERRDEDIDTGLARLADSLTHHRRSAPEALADALLTDLLPPAGHTDDTALIVLRL from the coding sequence ATGAGGAAACCGCAGATCGACTACGCGGCGGTCTTCCGGGCCCTGCCCGGCATGGTGGCCCTGCTCACCCCTGACCTGGTGTACGCCGACGCCAACGACGACTTCGTACGGCTGTCCGGGCGCACCCGCGAGCAGCTGGTGGGCCGCTACATCTTCGACGTCTTCCCCGAGAATCCCGACGATCCGGCCGTCGCCGGCAGCATGCGGGAGACCGAGACGTCGATGCTCCGTACGGTGGCCACCGGCGAGCGCGACACGATGGCGCTGCTCCGCTACGACATCGAGGACCCGGAACGGCCCGGCCACTGGCAGGAGCACTACTGGAGCCCGGTCAACGCGCCGGTCCTCGGCCTCGACGGGCACGTCGCCCTGGTGGTGCACCGGGTGGAGGAGGTCACCGAGTTCATCCGTGCCTTCGGCGTTCCGGACGGTGACAGCAAGGCCCACGCGCTGGAGGCCGAGCTGTACACCCGGGCCCGCGAACTGCAGGAGGTCAACGAGCGGCTGCGTACGGCGCACGCCCGTGAACGCGAGGTCGCCCTGGCGCTGCAGGCAGCGATGCTGCCCCCGCCGGGCCCGACCGGGCCGCACGCGGCAGCCGTGCGTTACCAGCCCGCCGTCGGCACGCTGAACGTGTGCGGCGACTGGTACGACCTGGTCGATCTGTCCGGCGGGAGCCTCGCGGTCGCGGTCGGTGACGTCGTCGGCCACGGGCTGGCGGCGGCCTGCGCCATGGGCCAGTTGCGCAGCGCCCTGAGCGGCGCGACCCGGGTCGCGGGCGGGCCCGCCCAGGCCCTGGACGCCCTCGATCTGTACGCCGACTCCGTCGAGGGCGCGCAGTCGGCCAGCGTCGTGACGACCTTCATCGACTGGGACAGCCGCACCATCACCTACAGCTGTGCCGGCCACCCTCCGCCGGCCCTCGTGCACCCCGACGGCAAAGTCGCCTTCCTCGACGGGGCCACCGACCCGCCGCTCGGTGCGAGACCCGAGCGCGCCGCCCGTCCCGAGGCCTGTACGCCCTTCACCGAGGGCTCCCTTCTGGTGCTGTACACCGACGGCCTGATCGAACGCCGTGACGAGGACATCGACACCGGCCTTGCCCGCCTCGCCGACTCCCTCACCCACCACCGGCGCTCGGCGCCCGAGGCCCTGGCCGACGCACTTCTGACCGACCTTCTGCCGCCCGCCGGGCACACCGACGACACCGCCCTGATCGTCCTGCGTCTCTGA